A single region of the Aeromicrobium chenweiae genome encodes:
- a CDS encoding peptidoglycan-binding domain-containing protein, which yields MWTTVVALVLATGLLAGPAVAGDPPISMPASPQGLRAPVALPDELDPASPYLPQASCSPVDTPGVTKLRNLVMATYGQGWSGSISRGCTEGLSEHSEGRAWDWMIDPKDKRQKAAAADFIAWVTRDGGRNARRLGIMYVIYDKKIWGVYNLKGGWRASQGHEDHVHVSLSWNGARGNVSFWTGKVSPIDYGPCVRFKGTYGARTGTPRTTACPAISPLLVRTTLGTRQFGRTGATVKKAQALLKVSRTGRFDTRTWAAVRRYQRAHDIPYTGVLDQPTWASLSPSSVKSRTVKSYTRASAIAHGVKHYGGSTIRKGQVGKAVLILQRALGLRRADRNGFYDAVTLAAVKKVQGRAGMGRDGLVRAAEWQAMAKALN from the coding sequence ATGTGGACCACTGTCGTGGCGCTGGTGCTGGCCACCGGTCTCCTCGCCGGCCCCGCGGTCGCGGGCGACCCGCCGATCAGCATGCCCGCGAGCCCCCAGGGGCTGCGGGCGCCCGTCGCGCTGCCGGACGAGCTGGACCCGGCGTCGCCGTACCTGCCGCAGGCGTCCTGCAGCCCGGTCGACACCCCCGGGGTGACCAAGCTCCGCAACCTCGTGATGGCGACGTACGGGCAGGGCTGGTCCGGCTCGATCTCGCGCGGCTGCACCGAGGGGCTGTCCGAGCACAGCGAGGGCCGCGCCTGGGACTGGATGATCGACCCCAAGGACAAGCGCCAGAAGGCCGCCGCCGCCGACTTCATCGCGTGGGTGACGCGCGACGGCGGCCGCAACGCGCGACGTCTGGGCATCATGTACGTCATCTACGACAAGAAGATCTGGGGTGTGTACAACCTCAAGGGCGGCTGGCGCGCCAGCCAGGGACACGAGGACCACGTCCACGTGTCGCTCAGCTGGAACGGGGCCCGGGGCAACGTCTCGTTCTGGACCGGCAAGGTCAGTCCCATCGACTACGGCCCCTGCGTCCGGTTCAAGGGGACGTACGGCGCGCGCACGGGGACCCCGCGGACCACCGCGTGTCCGGCCATCTCGCCGCTGCTGGTCAGGACGACGCTGGGCACGCGGCAGTTCGGCCGCACCGGGGCGACGGTGAAGAAGGCGCAGGCCCTGCTGAAGGTGAGCCGGACCGGGCGCTTCGACACCAGGACGTGGGCCGCCGTGCGCCGCTACCAGCGCGCCCACGACATCCCGTACACCGGTGTGCTCGACCAGCCGACCTGGGCGTCGCTCAGCCCGTCCAGCGTGAAGAGCCGCACGGTGAAGAGCTACACGCGGGCGTCGGCGATCGCCCACGGGGTCAAGCACTACGGCGGCAGCACGATCCGGAAGGGCCAGGTGGGCAAGGCGGTGCTGATCCTGCAGCGGGCGCTCGGGCTGCGGCGGGCGGACCGCAACGGGTTCTACGACGCCGTGACGCTGGCCGCCGTCAAGAAGGTGCAGGGCCGGGCCGGCATGGGTCGCGACGGGCTCGTCCGGGCCGCGGAGTGGCAGGCCATGGCGAAGGCGCTCAACTGA
- a CDS encoding glycosyltransferase family 2 protein produces MSHQTPGLPPHLVDLADSGAVSAAELSATLLRYEYADSVELVARMASHGTYTAEQIITIASDVTAGRPVVDRALAPLHAPSMYALAYLVLGEAFGAHADFTEAADLFALSRRVADRDGVAHMYDREDIQTHLAVGRVDYVRQHTSQANPDVAANDERSWYHWAANTDIINPFRGAEPASLETWQRAFNAPFVDRGLATMSFEATATPFDTVRTDAAAGSVDGPLISIVMPVYAPTRSLLTATRSLLDQTWGNVEVILVDDHSPAGHEEIFEETRALSDRVSYHRMPQNGGAYRARNLGLSVARGEIAGIQDGDDWSHPQRLERQMAAFGRDERLVATLSKSIRLHTDLYMTRVGSVPFAKNAPSLLFRREAVLGRLGPYDLMRKAADTEYIERIATVFGREAVRTLKEPLALYQLTDGSLSREDFRPSWHRPARVSYHSAFRHWHHRIRTEGLEPRTPDAEGHRAFPAPPELEGTTYADTTPDVVVLTDPRPGPQSGSGVAGEISALHAAGLRVGLARTDALRFASRRRHYPRADVLDLMAHGTTSWMTLDAPIAPAVLVVRDVELLTLPRSSDTVAMTPGRVVIVADRMPTEGAAPRVSWHPPHVEATVRRMFNRHAEWIPATEEIGQAIWASGVTGTIHPPRLMEVAATAPFPRRHVDGRLVLGLSDPSGYPAEQASRAELAALLPRIAHHDVRLLQAPARATLPGVLAFTTDMITPSAFYDQCDVVVVPAPAVAGSALLRPAIEAMARGCVVIADPALRGVLGTAALYVGDDPVEQVLDKLAADPSLFAEQQGRSLAFCHNDLSAAAYVAAVRTLTTTGGSR; encoded by the coding sequence GTGAGCCACCAGACCCCCGGCCTCCCTCCGCACCTCGTCGACCTCGCAGACTCCGGCGCCGTCTCCGCGGCCGAGCTGTCCGCGACCCTCCTGCGCTACGAGTACGCCGACTCGGTCGAGCTCGTGGCCCGCATGGCCTCCCACGGCACGTACACCGCCGAGCAGATCATCACGATCGCTTCCGACGTCACGGCGGGACGTCCCGTCGTCGACCGGGCGCTCGCCCCGCTGCACGCCCCGTCGATGTACGCCCTGGCGTACCTCGTGCTGGGAGAGGCGTTCGGTGCCCATGCGGACTTCACCGAGGCGGCGGACCTGTTCGCCCTCTCGCGGCGGGTCGCCGACCGCGACGGCGTCGCCCACATGTACGACCGTGAGGACATCCAGACCCATCTCGCCGTGGGCCGGGTGGACTACGTGCGCCAGCACACCTCGCAGGCCAACCCCGACGTCGCGGCCAACGACGAGCGCTCCTGGTACCACTGGGCCGCGAACACCGACATCATCAACCCGTTCCGCGGCGCCGAGCCCGCCTCGCTGGAGACCTGGCAGCGGGCCTTCAACGCCCCGTTCGTCGACCGAGGCCTCGCCACGATGTCGTTCGAGGCGACCGCGACCCCGTTCGACACCGTGCGCACGGACGCCGCCGCCGGATCCGTGGACGGCCCCCTGATCAGCATCGTCATGCCGGTCTACGCACCGACCCGGAGCCTGCTGACCGCCACCCGGTCGCTGCTGGACCAGACGTGGGGCAACGTCGAGGTCATCCTCGTCGACGACCACAGCCCGGCGGGGCACGAGGAGATCTTCGAGGAGACCCGCGCCCTCAGCGATCGCGTCTCGTACCACCGCATGCCGCAGAACGGCGGCGCCTACCGGGCCCGCAACCTCGGCCTCTCGGTCGCTCGCGGCGAGATCGCCGGCATCCAGGACGGCGACGACTGGTCGCACCCGCAGCGCCTCGAGCGGCAGATGGCGGCGTTCGGCCGCGACGAGCGGCTCGTGGCCACGCTGTCCAAGTCGATCCGCCTGCACACCGACCTCTACATGACCCGGGTCGGCTCGGTGCCGTTCGCGAAGAACGCCCCGTCGCTGCTGTTCCGCCGCGAGGCCGTCCTGGGCCGTCTCGGGCCGTACGACCTGATGCGCAAGGCGGCCGACACCGAGTACATCGAGCGCATCGCCACCGTCTTCGGCCGGGAGGCGGTTCGCACGCTCAAGGAGCCGCTGGCGCTGTACCAGCTCACCGACGGCTCGCTGTCGCGCGAGGACTTCCGTCCGAGCTGGCACCGGCCGGCGCGGGTGTCGTACCACTCGGCGTTCCGTCACTGGCACCACCGGATCCGCACGGAGGGCCTCGAGCCGCGGACGCCCGACGCCGAGGGACACCGGGCGTTCCCGGCCCCTCCGGAGCTGGAGGGCACGACGTACGCCGACACGACGCCGGACGTCGTCGTCCTGACCGATCCGCGCCCCGGGCCGCAGTCCGGCTCGGGCGTGGCCGGCGAGATCTCCGCCCTGCACGCCGCGGGGCTGCGGGTCGGGCTGGCGCGCACGGACGCGCTGCGGTTCGCGTCCCGCAGGCGTCACTACCCCCGCGCCGACGTGCTCGACCTCATGGCGCACGGCACGACGTCGTGGATGACGCTGGACGCCCCGATCGCGCCCGCAGTGCTGGTCGTCCGCGACGTCGAGCTGCTGACGCTGCCGCGATCGAGCGACACCGTCGCGATGACCCCGGGCCGCGTCGTCATCGTCGCCGACCGGATGCCCACCGAGGGCGCCGCGCCCCGTGTCTCGTGGCACCCGCCGCACGTCGAGGCGACGGTCCGCCGCATGTTCAACCGGCACGCCGAGTGGATCCCGGCCACCGAGGAGATCGGCCAGGCGATCTGGGCCAGCGGGGTCACCGGGACTATCCACCCGCCCCGGCTGATGGAGGTCGCCGCCACCGCCCCCTTCCCGCGTCGGCACGTCGACGGTCGCCTCGTGCTCGGTCTGTCCGACCCGTCGGGGTACCCGGCCGAGCAGGCGTCGCGGGCCGAGCTGGCCGCCCTGCTGCCGCGCATCGCCCACCACGACGTGCGGCTGCTGCAGGCTCCCGCCCGGGCCACGCTGCCCGGCGTCCTGGCGTTCACGACGGACATGATCACGCCGAGCGCGTTCTACGACCAGTGCGACGTCGTCGTGGTGCCGGCCCCGGCGGTCGCCGGCTCGGCGCTGCTGCGGCCCGCGATCGAGGCCATGGCCCGCGGGTGCGTCGTGATCGCCGACCCGGCCCTGCGCGGCGTGCTCGGCACGGCCGCGCTCTACGTCGGCGACGACCCGGTCGAGCAGGTGCTCGACAAGCTCGCCGCCGACCCCTCGCTGTTCGCCGAGCAGCAGGGGCGGTCGCTGGCGTTCTGCCACAATGACCTCTCCGCCGCGGCCTATGTCGCGGCGGTCCGCACGTTGACCACCACAGGGGGATCCCGATGA
- a CDS encoding exodeoxyribonuclease III produces MRIATWNVNSIRSRIDRVTGWLERNDVDVLAIQETKCREDQFPGLELSSMGYEVAHFGLSQWNGVALISRVGLEDVATQFADDQPRFGDPEVVEARSIGATCGGVRVWSLYVPNGREVGHPHYTYKLAWLERLRQVSAEWLVENPDAQIALTGDWNVAPQDDDVWDMSVFEGHTHVSQPERDAFQGIVDAGFSDVVRPHTPGPGVYTYWDYQQLAFPKKRGLRIDFILASQALAARVDSAWIDREERKGKGASDHAPVVIEIS; encoded by the coding sequence GTGCGTATCGCGACCTGGAACGTCAACTCCATCCGGAGCCGAATCGACCGCGTGACGGGGTGGCTCGAGCGCAACGACGTCGACGTCCTGGCCATCCAGGAGACGAAGTGCCGCGAGGACCAGTTCCCGGGTCTCGAGCTCTCGTCGATGGGCTACGAGGTGGCCCACTTCGGCCTCAGCCAGTGGAACGGCGTCGCGCTGATCTCCCGCGTGGGCCTGGAGGACGTCGCGACCCAGTTCGCCGACGACCAGCCGAGGTTCGGCGACCCCGAGGTCGTCGAGGCGCGGTCGATCGGCGCGACGTGCGGCGGCGTGCGGGTGTGGAGCCTCTACGTCCCGAACGGTCGCGAGGTCGGCCACCCGCACTACACCTACAAGCTCGCGTGGCTCGAGCGCCTGCGCCAGGTCTCCGCGGAGTGGCTCGTCGAGAACCCCGACGCGCAGATCGCCCTCACAGGTGACTGGAACGTCGCCCCGCAGGACGACGACGTGTGGGACATGTCCGTCTTCGAGGGGCACACGCACGTCTCGCAGCCCGAGCGCGACGCGTTCCAGGGCATCGTCGACGCCGGCTTCAGCGACGTCGTGCGCCCCCACACCCCCGGGCCCGGCGTGTACACCTACTGGGACTACCAGCAGCTCGCGTTCCCCAAGAAGCGCGGCCTGCGCATCGACTTCATCCTGGCCTCGCAGGCCCTCGCCGCCCGCGTCGACTCCGCGTGGATCGACCGCGAGGAGCGCAAGGGCAAGGGTGCCAGCGACCACGCGCCCGTCGTCATCGAGATCAGCTGA
- a CDS encoding exonuclease domain-containing protein: protein MRSNKYAGTCAECSSAVAIAAGRLIGRPGRWLTMCLSCSPTPPPRGDHPGWHVAPLASLDFETTGVDPLTDRVLSYALLDDRGRDVSGLVNPGVPIPAASAAVHGLTAEALADAPAPVHAIAEIVTWVQDLVDRGVGLVVFNAAYDLTMLRAEAERWGLAQPDWDRLLVVDPYVIDWGIERGGLGPRRLTDVAAYYGISLDNAHDAAADAFAAREIAHEIGRRHPDVAAGTLQDLMHRQGGWYADRAEDWNRYARTVGRSLDDPAGWPLKQVTEPVAGIA, encoded by the coding sequence ATGAGATCCAACAAGTACGCCGGCACGTGCGCCGAGTGCAGCTCGGCCGTCGCGATCGCGGCGGGCCGGCTGATCGGGCGCCCCGGCCGGTGGCTGACCATGTGCCTGAGCTGCTCGCCGACGCCGCCGCCGCGTGGCGACCACCCCGGCTGGCACGTCGCGCCGCTGGCCTCCCTGGACTTCGAGACGACCGGAGTCGACCCGCTGACCGACCGGGTGCTGAGCTACGCGCTGCTGGACGACCGCGGCCGTGACGTCTCCGGGCTGGTCAACCCTGGTGTGCCGATCCCGGCGGCCTCGGCCGCCGTGCACGGCCTGACCGCCGAGGCGCTCGCCGACGCCCCGGCACCGGTCCACGCGATCGCCGAGATCGTCACGTGGGTGCAGGACCTGGTCGATCGCGGTGTCGGGCTGGTGGTGTTCAACGCGGCGTACGACCTGACGATGCTGCGGGCCGAGGCCGAGCGCTGGGGTCTCGCCCAGCCCGACTGGGACCGGTTGCTGGTCGTGGACCCCTACGTCATCGACTGGGGCATCGAGCGTGGCGGTCTGGGTCCCCGTCGCCTCACCGACGTCGCGGCCTACTACGGCATCAGCCTCGACAACGCCCACGACGCCGCGGCCGATGCGTTCGCCGCCCGCGAGATCGCCCACGAGATCGGCCGGCGTCACCCCGACGTGGCCGCGGGGACGCTCCAGGACCTCATGCACCGGCAGGGCGGCTGGTACGCCGACCGCGCCGAGGACTGGAACCGCTACGCCCGCACCGTGGGCCGCAGCCTCGACGACCCGGCCGGCTGGCCGCTCAAGCAGGTCACCGAGCCGGTAGCGGGCATCGCCTGA
- a CDS encoding FUSC family protein, translated as MAPRGKHTRARPKGSPLLFALMALVVVPSVLLADHWGAGSAGIIGGLTGLFSLVVFMGGPLRADLRIAAVMAPLLVVAAVVPRLVAEVSRPTAILAVVVLGFVAALLPLLGPRFANAGLGLGMTTVFGYGYAPQGGADHQQVIAAAVAGVAVALALRVLMGVSDPSGPTRAQVAEVLVAADPATATSVAFGTWLSDGRQRWLADALDAASRYRLALHTAGLTEPVAPGDLAALRDRAAELASRLKAKPSKKATAQEDAPAGPGPAGDGALADATQALDSVEQAIRDRDTTAVSLEHDRRHQLKDAVLHPSTRLRSVQLRHAFRTALGLLLMLVITSGLERGDPLVSTVLLTTFGILQASWRDTATKARNKIIGLVGGSLSVAVILLVVPSRFLVAIAVVSLCLGLWYIVTRPGLGNAFMVVVSVGFNSVTRDLDPVNLLLQYVGLTASAVVIGLLVGFAVVPAFRPPPLRRRIESATEATAAVLRAAADGSQPGLADQVALHREATQTQDELVPDHDQLDDVQLRELDTLRTGLRDLTALVDATGMDDAALQDVLRALSPADQTLPGLQHPNGAGTLQQSSSTVRDLAQRAGAAERYLLRTLPANA; from the coding sequence ATGGCACCACGCGGAAAGCACACCCGGGCGCGCCCGAAGGGCAGCCCCCTCCTGTTCGCCCTGATGGCCCTGGTGGTCGTCCCGTCGGTGCTCCTCGCGGACCACTGGGGCGCCGGCTCGGCCGGGATCATCGGCGGGTTGACGGGGCTGTTCTCCCTGGTGGTCTTCATGGGAGGCCCGCTGCGAGCCGACCTGCGGATCGCCGCGGTGATGGCGCCGCTGCTGGTGGTCGCGGCGGTCGTCCCCCGGCTGGTCGCGGAGGTCTCGCGACCGACCGCGATCCTGGCCGTGGTCGTGCTCGGCTTCGTCGCCGCGCTGCTGCCGCTGCTCGGGCCGCGATTCGCCAACGCGGGCCTCGGGCTGGGGATGACGACCGTGTTCGGCTACGGCTACGCGCCCCAGGGCGGGGCCGACCACCAGCAGGTGATCGCCGCCGCCGTGGCGGGCGTCGCCGTCGCTCTCGCACTGCGGGTGCTGATGGGCGTCTCGGACCCGTCCGGGCCCACGCGCGCCCAGGTGGCGGAGGTGCTCGTCGCGGCCGATCCCGCCACGGCCACGTCCGTGGCGTTCGGCACCTGGCTCAGCGACGGCAGGCAGCGCTGGCTGGCGGACGCACTGGACGCCGCCTCGCGCTACCGGCTGGCGCTGCACACCGCGGGGCTCACGGAACCCGTCGCGCCGGGCGACCTGGCGGCGCTGCGTGACCGAGCCGCCGAGCTGGCGTCCCGGTTGAAGGCCAAGCCCTCCAAGAAGGCCACGGCACAGGAGGACGCACCTGCCGGTCCGGGCCCGGCCGGCGACGGGGCCCTCGCGGACGCGACGCAGGCGCTCGACTCCGTGGAGCAGGCGATCCGCGACCGGGACACGACCGCGGTCTCACTCGAGCACGACCGGCGCCACCAGCTGAAGGACGCGGTGCTGCACCCGTCCACCAGGCTGCGGTCCGTCCAGCTGCGGCACGCGTTCCGCACGGCGCTCGGGCTGCTGCTGATGCTGGTGATCACGTCCGGGCTCGAACGCGGCGACCCGTTGGTCTCGACCGTGCTGCTCACGACCTTCGGCATCCTCCAGGCCAGCTGGCGCGACACGGCGACGAAGGCGAGGAACAAGATCATCGGCCTCGTCGGCGGCTCGCTGTCGGTGGCCGTGATCCTCTTGGTCGTCCCGTCACGTTTCCTGGTCGCGATCGCGGTCGTGTCCCTGTGTCTCGGGCTCTGGTACATCGTCACCCGACCAGGACTGGGCAATGCGTTCATGGTCGTGGTCAGCGTCGGCTTCAACTCGGTGACCCGCGACCTGGACCCGGTGAACCTGCTCCTGCAGTACGTAGGACTCACCGCCAGCGCCGTCGTCATCGGCCTGCTGGTCGGGTTCGCGGTCGTCCCGGCGTTCCGGCCGCCGCCGCTGCGCAGGCGCATCGAGTCGGCCACCGAGGCGACGGCGGCCGTGCTGCGCGCCGCGGCCGACGGATCGCAGCCGGGCCTGGCCGACCAGGTGGCCCTGCACCGCGAGGCGACCCAGACGCAGGACGAGCTGGTGCCCGACCACGACCAGCTGGACGACGTCCAGCTGCGCGAGCTCGACACCTTGCGGACCGGGCTTCGTGACCTCACGGCCCTCGTGGACGCGACCGGCATGGACGACGCAGCACTGCAGGACGTCCTGCGCGCGCTGAGCCCGGCGGACCAGACGCTCCCGGGCCTGCAGCACCCGAACGGAGCCGGGACGCTGCAGCAGAGCTCGTCGACGGTGCGGGACCTCGCGCAGCGGGCCGGCGCAGCCGAGCGCTACCTGCTGCGGACGCTGCCGGCGAACGCCTGA
- a CDS encoding gamma-glutamyl-gamma-aminobutyrate hydrolase family protein, with translation MTCPVIGITSYRETARWGVWDKPADLLPAAYARAVSEAGAVAVILPPGRAEDAATVVHRLDGLVLAGGADIDPRRYGEQVHERTAGWRADRDAWETALLDASDVEDLPVLGICRGMQLMAVRDGGTLHQHVPDLVGHEEHSPGGAHFGVTSVDVVPGTRLAAAVGDKGDVRCHHHQAVAAHPGFEPVARSADGILEGMERPDRAFWVGVQWHPETLEDVGLFRSLVAAASRVTPRRTGPSPSPPGP, from the coding sequence GTGACCTGTCCCGTCATCGGCATCACGTCCTACCGCGAGACTGCGCGGTGGGGGGTCTGGGACAAGCCTGCCGACCTGTTGCCTGCGGCGTACGCCCGAGCGGTCTCCGAGGCCGGCGCGGTCGCGGTGATCCTCCCGCCGGGGCGGGCCGAGGACGCCGCCACGGTCGTCCACCGCCTGGACGGGCTGGTCCTGGCCGGCGGAGCGGACATCGACCCGAGGCGGTACGGGGAGCAGGTGCACGAGCGCACGGCGGGCTGGCGGGCCGATCGCGACGCGTGGGAGACGGCCCTGCTGGACGCTTCGGACGTCGAGGACCTGCCCGTGCTCGGGATCTGCCGCGGCATGCAGCTCATGGCCGTGCGCGACGGAGGCACGCTGCACCAGCACGTGCCCGACCTCGTGGGGCACGAGGAGCACTCGCCCGGAGGTGCGCACTTCGGTGTCACGAGCGTCGACGTGGTGCCCGGCACCCGGCTCGCCGCGGCCGTCGGCGACAAGGGGGACGTGCGATGCCATCACCACCAGGCCGTCGCGGCTCACCCGGGCTTCGAGCCGGTCGCGCGCTCGGCCGACGGCATCCTCGAGGGCATGGAGCGACCTGACCGAGCCTTCTGGGTCGGGGTCCAGTGGCATCCGGAGACGCTCGAGGACGTGGGCCTGTTCCGGTCGTTGGTCGCCGCGGCCTCCCGCGTCACCCCCAGACGTACGGGGCCGTCTCCGTCTCCGCCTGGGCCATGA
- a CDS encoding alpha/beta fold hydrolase, with product MTYGSITQVPVGDLTFDVRTTGPEDGEPIILLHGFPETSLSWASVAGRLTDAGFRVIAPDQRGYSPHARPEGVEAYATDLLVADVLGIADALGLGTFHLAGHDWGAVVAWLVAAHHPDRVRTLTAVSVPHLAAYNAALRDDPDQQRRAAYIQLFREPAGRAEELLLADAGQRITAMYGDAVPIGLVVRYVAHLAEPGALTAALNWYRAMTAELASTPHVQVPTTFVWGAQDMAIGRVPAEACGDFVDADYRFVELDGIGHWVPEQAPDSLAEAIIVRARA from the coding sequence ATGACGTACGGCTCCATCACCCAGGTCCCCGTGGGCGACCTGACCTTCGACGTCCGGACGACCGGGCCCGAGGACGGCGAACCCATCATCTTGCTGCACGGGTTCCCCGAGACCTCGCTGTCCTGGGCATCCGTGGCCGGACGACTCACCGACGCGGGCTTCCGCGTGATCGCTCCCGACCAGCGCGGCTACTCCCCGCACGCGCGGCCCGAGGGCGTCGAGGCGTACGCGACCGACCTCCTCGTGGCGGACGTCCTCGGCATCGCCGACGCACTGGGGCTCGGGACGTTCCACCTCGCCGGACACGACTGGGGCGCCGTGGTCGCGTGGCTCGTCGCGGCCCACCACCCCGACCGGGTCAGGACGCTGACCGCCGTGTCGGTGCCGCACCTCGCGGCGTACAACGCTGCCCTCCGTGACGACCCCGACCAGCAGCGCAGGGCCGCCTACATCCAGCTGTTCCGCGAACCGGCCGGCCGGGCCGAGGAGCTGCTGCTCGCCGACGCCGGTCAGCGGATCACCGCGATGTACGGCGACGCGGTCCCGATCGGCCTGGTCGTCCGTTACGTCGCGCACCTCGCCGAGCCGGGAGCGCTCACCGCGGCACTCAACTGGTACCGCGCCATGACCGCCGAGCTCGCCTCGACACCCCACGTCCAGGTCCCGACGACGTTCGTCTGGGGCGCCCAAGACATGGCCATAGGCCGCGTCCCGGCGGAGGCCTGCGGCGACTTCGTCGACGCGGACTACCGGTTCGTCGAGCTCGACGGCATCGGGCACTGGGTCCCCGAGCAGGCACCCGACTCGCTCGCGGAGGCGATCATCGTCCGCGCGAGGGCGTGA
- a CDS encoding lysophospholipid acyltransferase family protein: MPRSDAPPVDAPVLGSDRTYRWANRVFGTLFRLMGYRFDVRGAEHIPATGPAVLAGNHIGFLDFTFIGYAARDRGRLVRFMAKTSVFELPVVGRLMRAMRHIPVDRRHGARAYRRSLRLLDAGDLVGVFPEATISRSWLLKPFKRGAAAMAVNRRVPVVPVVVWGGHRVLTVDGRRSLRRGMPITVIVGEPLCPRPDESVDALTTRLRTRMEGLLAEAIETYPEAPRDEDDSWWLPYDHGGSAPDIETAAVLDREAVARSGDTIDEEPRTVE; this comes from the coding sequence ATGCCGCGGAGCGACGCCCCGCCGGTCGACGCGCCTGTGCTCGGGTCCGACCGGACGTACCGCTGGGCCAACCGGGTCTTCGGCACCCTGTTCCGGCTCATGGGCTACCGGTTCGACGTGCGCGGCGCGGAGCACATCCCGGCCACGGGCCCGGCCGTGCTCGCCGGCAACCACATCGGGTTCCTCGACTTCACGTTCATCGGGTACGCCGCTCGCGACCGCGGACGTCTCGTGCGGTTCATGGCGAAGACCTCCGTGTTCGAGCTGCCGGTCGTCGGGCGGCTCATGCGGGCCATGCGGCACATCCCGGTCGACCGTCGGCACGGCGCACGGGCCTACAGGCGGTCCCTGCGCCTGCTCGATGCCGGCGATCTCGTGGGCGTCTTCCCGGAGGCGACGATCAGCCGCTCGTGGCTGCTCAAGCCGTTCAAGCGCGGCGCGGCGGCGATGGCCGTCAACCGCCGGGTCCCCGTCGTCCCGGTCGTCGTCTGGGGCGGGCATCGGGTCCTGACCGTGGACGGCCGTCGCTCGCTGCGCCGGGGCATGCCGATCACCGTCATCGTCGGTGAACCCCTGTGCCCGCGGCCCGACGAGAGCGTCGACGCACTGACGACGCGGCTCCGCACCCGGATGGAGGGGCTGCTCGCCGAGGCCATCGAGACCTACCCCGAGGCGCCGCGCGACGAGGACGACAGTTGGTGGCTGCCATACGATCACGGTGGGAGCGCCCCCGACATCGAGACCGCTGCCGTGCTCGACCGCGAGGCCGTCGCACGCAGCGGTGACACGATCGACGAGGAACCGCGCACCGTCGAGTGA
- a CDS encoding SDR family oxidoreductase, producing the protein MKKTAFAGRTAVITGAGGGIGRAAAVQAAAKGARLALTDVDAAGLEATVALVADHVVHHEAFDIADEDAVAAFAHRTLLHGPVDIVMNVAGISVGGRIQDLTSKDWRDVVEVDLMGPIHVLSAFVPPMIAAGNGGHVVNVSSSAGLFGLPVRAPYSAAKFGLHGVSEVLRFDLEQHGIGVTLLCPGAVRTPLVSRSVLAGVDPQHPAIQKMFADFERQAVSPEDAAAAMIRGVEGGRYLVFTSHDVRTAHYLQRYVPWAYQRAMRRLNRRFSRIMAQAETETAPYVWG; encoded by the coding sequence ATGAAGAAGACAGCATTCGCCGGACGCACCGCCGTCATCACCGGAGCCGGTGGCGGCATCGGCCGCGCCGCCGCCGTCCAGGCCGCCGCCAAGGGAGCCCGCCTCGCCCTCACCGACGTCGACGCGGCGGGGCTCGAGGCGACGGTGGCCCTCGTCGCCGACCACGTCGTCCACCACGAGGCGTTCGACATCGCGGACGAGGACGCCGTCGCGGCATTCGCCCACCGCACGCTCCTGCACGGCCCCGTCGACATCGTCATGAACGTCGCCGGCATCTCGGTCGGCGGCCGCATCCAGGACCTGACCTCCAAGGACTGGCGCGACGTCGTGGAGGTCGACCTGATGGGACCCATCCACGTCCTGTCGGCGTTCGTCCCGCCGATGATCGCGGCCGGCAACGGCGGGCACGTCGTCAACGTGTCGTCCTCCGCCGGGCTGTTCGGGCTCCCCGTCCGCGCGCCGTACAGTGCGGCGAAGTTCGGTCTCCACGGTGTCAGCGAGGTCCTGCGCTTCGACCTCGAGCAGCACGGGATCGGCGTCACCCTCCTCTGCCCCGGCGCCGTGAGGACCCCGCTGGTCAGCCGCTCGGTCCTCGCGGGCGTCGACCCCCAGCACCCGGCGATCCAGAAGATGTTCGCCGACTTCGAGCGGCAGGCCGTCTCCCCCGAGGACGCCGCGGCGGCCATGATCCGGGGCGTCGAGGGCGGCAGGTACCTCGTCTTCACCTCCCACGACGTCCGCACCGCGCACTACCTGCAGCGCTACGTGCCGTGGGCGTACCAGCGCGCGATGCGCCGGCTGAACCGCCGGTTCAGCCGCATCATGGCCCAGGCGGAGACGGAGACGGCCCCGTACGTCTGGGGGTGA